In Alosa alosa isolate M-15738 ecotype Scorff River chromosome 19, AALO_Geno_1.1, whole genome shotgun sequence, a genomic segment contains:
- the LOC125284129 gene encoding zinc finger protein 501-like, with translation MDFVEDSAGSVSCTDLPQMIDVGTDLRIEPIISTEKGQEKQPGIAPVLCSEAELYCTDPLVLAQLRRVSVVLVDCSRTQGRRKNKNNRDGEQPKPSKKPYSCSECGKSFTEYRKMQRHQYNHTREKPYSCTQCDKRFTYLRNLTKHQPIHTGEKPYSCSECDKSFNREDSLKRHRSVHTEERPYHCSECGKNFKAKKDLDTHQLIHTEQKLFSCSQCERSFATKTRLKQHELIHTGERPHSCAQCGKSFVQAGDLKRHQRIHSGERPYHCNQCDKSFRDKGQLNVHKRIHSGDVFLCCHCGKFFCREAQLSRHIRSHTGERPYTCAQCNKSFRHKGGLKAHQFIHAGHKPHQCTECGRSFTQRGDLVRHLRTHKEEKPYRCIQCGKSFREGCLKVHMRLHAGEKPHKCDVCGKRFTQLGSLKRHQRIHTGEKPYHCALCDKSFTTGSGLKMHERSHTGERCYACSRCDKTFIQLGHLKTHQKVHTGKEIYEDP, from the exons TGGGAACTGACCTCAGAATAGAACCGATCATCTCAACTGAAAAG GGACAGGAGAAACAACCAGGCATAGCTCCAGTCCTCTGTTCTGAAGCAGAACTTTACTGTACAGACCCTTTGGTTCTAGCTCAATTAAGGAGAGTATCggtggtgctggtggactgCAGTAGAACACAAGGAAGACGCAAGAACAAGAACAACAGAGATGGAGAACAGCCCAAACCCA GTAAGAAGCCATACTCCTGCTCCGAGTGTGGCAAGAGTTTCACTGAATATCGAAAAATGCAACGGCACCAGTACAATCACACCAGAGAGAAGCCATACTCCTGCACCCAGTGTGACAAGAGATTCACTTATCTTCGAAATCTGACAAAACATCAGCCCATTCATACAGGGGAAAAGCCATACTCTTGCTCTGAGTGTGACAAGAGCTTCAACAGAGAGGACAGCCTGAAACGCCACCGGAGTGTTCACACAGAGGAAAGGCCATACCACTGCAGTGAGTGTGGCAAGAATTTTAAAGCAAAGAAAGATCTTGACACACACCAGCTCATTCACACAGAACAAAAGCTTTTCTCTTGCTCTCAGTGTGAAAGGAGTTTCGCCACCAAGACTAGACTCAAGCAACACGAGCTCATCCACACAGGAGAAAGACCCCACTCCTGCGCTCAGTGTGGCAAGAGTTTCGTTCAGGCGGGAGATCTCAAACGACACCAGCGCATTCACTCCGGGGAGAGGCCATACCATTGCAATCAGTGTGACAAGTCGTTCAGAGACAAGGGACAGCTCAACGTGCATAAGCGCATTCATTCAGGAGACGTGTTTCTCTGCTGTCACTGTGGCAAGTTTTTCTGTCGAGAAGCACAGCTCAGCAGACACATACGTAGTCACACTGGAGAGAGGCCGTACACCTGTGCTCAGTGTAATAAGAGCTTTAGACATAAAGGTGGTCTCAAAGCTCATCAGTTCATCCATGCAGGACATAAGCCACATCAGTGCACAGAGTGTGGCAGGAGTTTCACCCAGCGGGGAGATCTCGTGCGACACCTGCGCACCCACAAAGAGGAGAAACCGTACCGCTGCATTCAGTGTGGCAAGAGCTTCAGGGAAGGATGTCTCAAGGTGCACATGCGACTTCATGCTGGAGAGAAGCCACacaagtgtgatgtgtgtggcaagagATTCACTCAGTTGGGGAGTCTCAAACGGCACCAGCGCattcacactggagagaagccataCCACTGCGCTCTGTGTGACAAGAGTTTTACTACCGGTAGCGGCCTAAAAATGCATGAGCGCAGCCACACAGGAGAGCGGTGCTACGCCTGCTCCCGATGTGACAAGACTTTCATTCAGCTAGGCCATCTGAAAACCCACCAGAAAGTGCACACAGGAAAAGAGATCTATGAGGACCCGTGA